The genomic segment TATTTGGGGATTTTTGTTGGACATTGTTTCTGAGACTCCATTCTCCAAGTACAGTGCCAATTCTATTGGAAGAGATGTATCTTCAATATTAACAGGGGATACAGCTACATTAGGAATGGAGTTCTCAGTGCAAGAAATGATCCCATCCAGATCATCAGTGGAACCAGAATTTACTGATGCCCTCAACTGGGTATCACCAACTGTATCCTCAGTAGACTGTAAGCTTTCACAAGGCTTATTAATTAAACTATTCTTCTCTTCAACACCTTGGGCTTCTTCCTTGAGGCTTGCAACTTCTGATTCATTTATAGAGTTAGAATGGCAATCCATCACTGGTTTGTCCACAACCGATAACTGACTTTGATGTTCATCTTCTCTCTCAAAGATCAGATTTTTATCTACTGTTGAATGGTCCTCCCTAATCGAATATAAAGTGTGGTTGGCATCCTGCTCAAGAAAGTTGCCTTGTGATCCTGAGCTCTGAAGACGTGACATAGCTTCGTTTTCTTTGCAAAGTATTTCTTGAGTATTTCTCTCTAAGGAGCTCTGAGTTCCCAAATTTGTGGCCAACTGTTCTTCCATTATTTCAGATAATACATCAGATGAAATTGTGGAGGattcaaatgaaatgatttcTGTTGCACTAGCTCCAAGTTTGGTGACTTGCTCCTTTTGTCCAATAATATCGCAATAATTTTCTTGATGACAGGTAGTAGTGAAATGCTCTTTCACAATCACATGCCCATATGACCCAGGTGCAGCGTGAGTAACAGACTCCATGTGAACATCTGTCAAATAAGAAAACAAGCTCTGAATTGAAATCACAAATAGTTATGCATAGTTAGAGATGTcatctataaaaaataatgtctCACCTGAGAGTTGATTCTGTGTCTTCACTTCTGCCTGATGCAGCAGTATCTGAGACTTTGGAAGGGTATTTGCTTTACATGGTCCCTTTGTAAACCGGGTTCTTTTCTGATGTAATGGTACCTTCATACTACTTGACTTGGCCATATACATTTGTGCTAGCATCTGTACCTTACTCAGAATTTTTTCTGAATTCTCTACTAAACATTGATCCATTGGAGCGGTTTCAAAGAATCCTAGGCTTGACACATCTGCAATGCCTTCGTAAAGTGTCCTACTGCAGGTGACCGCCTTACCATTGCGAGACCACCGTCCAACTTTAATCTGATTAGGTAGACCATCCAAACTGCCATTAGGGTAAGTCCTGTCTCTGGGCACAGCAGTGGGCTGAACCTCTTTGATAggtttttctgtttgttcagGGCTTTTATCCTTTATGCTTTCATTTTGGTCCTGTTCCAGTGCAAGCTGCTCACTGAGCACAGGAGTCATCCTGTCAGTTGCAGAAAATGGATCTTTTGCACATACTTCTTTGTCCTCTGCAAATCTACCCTCCTTACAGGCAGACACATTTGGTCTTTCTTGAAGACCTGAAGCtttcctctccttctctttccagAGCTCCATACAGGGTTTAAAGTCACAAATCTGCTCATCATCATCTGATTTCGACTCAGTCTTACGTTGATCTTGGCTGTTATGTGCAACAGCAGCATCAACACCGGTGTAGTCCGGCTGACTGAAAATCTTTGCATTTTGGTCAGGTACAGTAGGTGATGTGGACGTGATTTCATTCTCATTGGAATCTGAACGCCCACTCTCAGAATCACATACGCTGACTTGGTGGACAAAGAAATTAAAGCGTGACACAGAGTCTTTTACCAGGCCAGAAGGGATGTTAGAGAAGCTATTCCTGCGTGAAACTTGTCCATCTTCAGCCACTGCCTCTGCTGCCTCATAGTAGCTGCGAATTTTTTCAATGATCTGCCTGTGACTTTTAGTCAACGTTTGTTCAACTTCACCTGTAGGCAGCAGAGGGTCATCAGCAGGTTTGTGTACAGAAGAGGAGTTATCACACAGTTCAGCTGGGGTTCCATTGAcaatttcctccattttattTGTTAGGGCAGATATTTTCTCTTTGGCAGCGGTGTCCTCACTTTCCTGCTCCATGAATTGTTCAGGCATGAGTCCTGCCATGACTACATCTGATTCCAGTGATTCATTCCCATTCTCATAGTTATGACTGGGCAAGtgagataatgataatgatgaaatATCTTCCCCAGAATCTTTTGTAGATGGTGAGTCAGATTTTAAATTTTCATGTGGAAAATGATCAGTGTCATCCtctttgtttatattaatatctaGTAGTGGTTGCTTATCCTGTGGGCTATTGGAAACAATATCCAGCTGATCTTCCTCTTTTACCACATGTGTTTTCTGATattcctttaagtcctgtggCTCAGTGCACTGGGTCTCCATGGGCTCTGAACTGGGCTCACTCTGTGGAAAGAGCAATAGTATGATAAACAGCCAATGCTTTGTGTGGGCAATTAAACATAGTAATCAGTATACAATATATTATCATATGTATATtgaatgtgaatgaatgtgaagTCCTATCAAGGGTTGATTTACAGCATACTTCATAATTTTATTCTTTTGGCTTGACAACAGAAgcttattataattttttctagattttttttttgtttttatagattattattatcattatgagACCCAAAAATTCAAAATGCTACTCCTCACAGAGCTTTTAAGCTACATGCACCAAACTCACCACCTTTAATCTGTTCTGACTtagtgtgctatgacttttctAAGAGATTGATCAGACTATATTTTTGATCGAACAGACGATCAAAAATCCCAAAAATTCACTTACGCAGACAGAATGTTCAAGATTTCAAACTCCAACtgtcaaaactcacacacacctgcatgcccctcttctctccctctcactctgtcaatatacctgtaacacacaccctGGAGTCGCCCGCCCGCCCGCCTCTATTTTTATCTatctacatacctacctacctctatttctatctatctatctatctttatatatatatatatatatatatatatatatatatatatatatatatatatatatatatatatatatatatatatacctacctacctacctctatttctatctatctatctatctatctatctatctatctctatttCTACCTCTCTATctagctctatctatctacctacctacctctatttctatctatctatctacctacctctatttctatctatctatctatctttttatctctctctatttatctctATTTCTAcctctccatctatctctatctatctacctacctacctccCTCTAtttctatctagctatctatctacctacctacctctatttctatctatctatctttctatatatatctatctatctacctacctacctacctacctctatttctatctatctatctatctatctatctctatttCTATCTATCGATATttttctctatctctatctatctctctatcgaTTGATCTATCTGTATAACCAACTCTACAACTATTggcactcactcactatcaatctatctatctatctacctacctctatttctatctacctatctatctatctatctatctatctatctatctacctctatttctatctatctatctatgtatctatctatctatctctttctatctatctctatttttctctatctctctatcgaTCTCTCTATCGATTGATCTATCTGTATAACCAACTCTACAACTATTggcactcactcactatctatctatctatctacctacctctatttctatctatctatctatctatctatctttctatatatatatatctatctacctacctacctacctacctctatttctatctatctatctatctatctctatttctatctatctatatttttctctatctctatctatctctctatcgaTTGATCTATCTGTATAACCAACTCTACAACTATTggcactcactcactatcaatctatctatctatctacctacctctatttctatctatctatctatctatctatctatctacctctatttctatctatctatctatctgtgtatctatctatctgtttctatctatctctatttctatctctctatctctctctatctatctattgattGATCTATCTATATAACCAACTCTACAACTAttggcactcactcactctgtctatctatctatatttctatctatctatctatctatctatctgtttctatctatctatctctatttctatctctctatatttttctctatctatctattgattGATCTATCTATATAACCAACTCTACAActattggcactctatctatctatctatctatctatctatctctatttctttctatctatctatatacctaCCTCTatttctatctttctatctatctgcaCACAGCCTGAAGcccctcctctctccctctgtcaatgtaactgtaacaaaatacgctctcactctctctccccctccctctctctcgctctctctaagtattggcaccctatctatcaaTCCAAcactaaaagtattggaacgctATCTATCCAACTccaaatgtattggcaccctacatgTCCAGCgctaaaagtattggcaccctatctgtccAGCTCTAAAAGTAGTGTCACCTCAAATAAGCGAGTTCGAATTAAAAGATGTTTAGTCAAAGTTTCTCGATGGAATTAgttgctttgttttattttggtaaTGGCAACGAGTGTTCAGGATCCTAGAGAGTTGTCCCCATCAGCTGTTTCCTTGTCTTATGTTTATATAACTGGTTTTGAGAAGGAGCTAGGGCAAATGCTAAATATAGTGTGTGGAAAGAAAAAGACTAAACTATGTAAAGATCTTGGTATTTCAGAACAGACAGTGTGGAGTAGAGAGCAATGTTTTTCAGCTTTGGAGAAATGTGTCAATTGTAAAGACCCTGACGTAGTGGTGCAAGTGTTTAGACAATGGCATGCTTTCCTAATGCAAGATATGGTTGAGAAAATCACTACACTGATGCAGGAATGTGCTAATCATAAACATTTCCACTCAAAAAATTCTCAAAAAATTAACTCTCTCCAGGCTAAAGTCAGCTGCAGTCTTTGAGCTCGTCATATTCCAAGGATGAGTCAGGTGACTCTGGCTTAGATCCAGCAGACATCAGCGTAGCACCAATGTCGATTAAAGAATCAAAGCCAAAAGGGCAGGATGAGGCTAAAGTTACGATAAAATATCAGCCACTGAGCCCTAAGCAAGTAGataaaatgacaaaagattttaaacatCCTAGAGAAATGGGCATGGGTCCATTTCAGACTTAGATGTCACATAAAATGAAGTTGTACAATCTGCATCCGTTGGATGTTATTGCCATATGCTCTCAATTATTTCTGCCTACTGAAGTGGAGAAGTTGACTGATTTCTATGATGACTTTGAAGGAAAACAGTCACTCGTGTCGGTCAGAGgggtacagaaatatataaagggTGTCCTCGAGTGCATTTGTGGTTTGTGGACAGTTGGCATAAAACTGCTGGGTGTCAACAAGGTAAAAAAGAGTCTGTACTAGAATGCACTCAGTGTTATGCTCAGACGTTCATGCTGTATGGCGGATACGAGGCGAGTTCCGTTTCTGATGTTCTTGGAAGCCGTGTTCCTGTTAGTCAGTGGGCTGATGGTTTAAAATCTGACTTGCCTAAGGTGCTGCCAATTCAACTCAAAAGTATTAGCACCCTATCTAGCTATTCAACTTGAAAGTATTgtcaccctatctatctatacaactatagatgtattggcaccctatctatctatctatctgaaagtattggcaccctgtctatctatccaactctacaagtattgacaCCTTAGCTATCTAGTCAACtctaaaattattggcacccttgctatCTAGCCAACTCtataagtattggcaccctgtctctATCCAACTCTAccagtattggcaccctatctatctgtctccctttctttcttaaattgcACATTTACCTTCAGATTTCAAACTGATAACTATTTTAAACTTTCAGACTGGCTTTGTCAAACCAACATGGTTTGTCGTGATGAAATTTACCTATTTCATTCCTATTGATATTACAAATTTACAAGATACTAACTGTTTTAGATATATCAGTGGTCATATTTCCTAATTTATTTCTTACCACATTAGAAGACAGCTCTGGCATGCCCTCTCGTGCACGGCTCTCATTGATAAACTGCATGATTTCTTCTGTGATGGAAAGCGTTGGAGGTGTAGGGAGTGGTGACATgtcctcatcttcatcctgACCAAGACCCAATTTATCCTGGCCTGAACCAACCTCTATGACTGATGATGCAAGAGTACTGGCACTGCCAGAGGAGGCCAAACTCTCGACCTGTGTGTAAAGCTCACCTTCACTACCAGCCTAGGAAaccacaaatacaaacacataaGAAGAACTGTCAGGTCAAGTACTTTTTTGTTTAGCACATGTTGTGTCTTCATTGAAAATGCTACAGAAATTGATACATTTACTCTGTAAAATAAGTCTGCTCTCACCTTTAAAGAGGCTATTGTCCAATGGTGCATGGTACAGAAATAAAAAGGAGCACAGAAAAATTAAAACCAAACTTTTATTTGGAATAAATGCTAGGttagaaattaaaatataaGTTATGGTAGTTATGTATTCATTTCCTATGGCATTTATTATGGGGAACACACTCACCACTTTGTTGAAATGCTGCTTCTATGTCTTTGGCAGGAGCTAGAAGCATAACAAGTCATTTTGTAACACCCAAGCCAAAAGTAACCACAAATTATTACTAAAATTAGTTAtctatgtgttacctcaaaGCACTCTATTATGAATATCTGTATGTTGTTCTGTAATTTTCACCTGACTGTCTGCGCCCTCTGCGATATGGCAGGTTCCCTTCCAGTAGCAATGGAAGGTTTTTCCTGGCCTTCTCAGGGGTGTAGATAAATTCTGGGGGTTCTGAAGAATAGCATAAGCAAAGTAGCAATACAGGATAATTAAATTCAGTTTCTTAAATGTACATGAAAGCCTGTGGTCCCCAAGTGATCTTCTGTAAAACAGCCCCTTCCTGCCCTCCCCTTGAAATATCTATCAGCCTATAAATATGGTGAAGTCATTCACACAATTTTCTATGGATTGCCATCTACAATACATTGATATTAATATagtaacatttctttaaaaaaaaaaaaaaaaaaaatttaaagtgtGAACTCTTGCTAAAACTTTCTTTCAAACCTGATTGTCTTCTTCCTCTGTGAAAGCCATGGGCGTCATCTAATCGAGGAGAAGGGACAGGCTTTCGGTTTGGCTCTTGTTCAAACTGAGGTGCTGAATGTTATGAGAAAATAGCTCATTAATAAAGAACACAAATTAAAGACACAAGAAATGCATAACATAATTTACTCAAGTGCGTGAAATCTGCATGAATGCAATGAGCTGACTTTTAGGGGTTGCCATTCCTGGCAAACCCTATGCAGCTGTAGTTATTAGCTGGAACATGGTTGTGGTTTTCTGGTTCTTGCACCATGCAGATCAAGATCTATCTAAACATGCCTGCATTACTTACATGGACAGAAAGTATCGCCAAGGACCTGCCTTGcctgtaaaaacaaaatattaggCTGTAAGTTAGCTACTAAAAAGACTTAGATTCCTAGAAGTCATTCTTTATCATAGAGGAGCTCTGTACAATGTTTCAAATAATGTTTGAATAATCTTTTATGCtagattataattataataagttaGTAGATTATAGCACTGCTCTGTTAAATTCTTGATTGTGATTAGTCAGAAtgcattgattcattttctataacaacacagctctaattcacagggacttgtatggtggacatcACATAATTTTAAGTCTATAagtttgttatttaacaaagtaaaatatataatcattccTATGCTATCTTAAAGCTTTCTGTATGGAGAACACTTATGTAAGATTTATGGATTGAGACTTCACACTAGTACTTTGAGGTAATGTTGTTCTTTTAGGGTGGGACAGGAAGGAAGAACTATTTAGGACAGGTTTGAAGtcataacaagaactaacttgtttcaatGTCATTCCACAACATTGAATGTTACTATGCAGACACAGAAAAGTATCTCACTCTGTCccttaataaatacaaatgtgtaattgttggtaaatcaCTGTAATATAAGAGGGataattattccttacatgaaTTCTGATCATTATTGAATTCAAACGTTATGgaatacaatgcatgtcttggTGTAAATATTACCTTCTGGGGGAGAGATGCAGGATGGTTTTCCACTATTAGCCTCTTGAGGTAGTGCAGCCACAATCGTTTTTCCTCCTGGTTTTTAGCCTAGTAAAAACAGAAAGTTCATAAACTATAGACCAATGTTAAAAACAAATGGTAACATAGTTGTTATATACCATACCATTGTTATAAAAACAATGGTAATATATCACTGTGGCAGGAATGTAGACTCAATGAATAGCTGATTCTCAGTGGATAGTGAATAGTATTTTAATCAGGTACTCCTAAATATTGGGGCACCTATAATTTACCTTTTACATTTAAGTCATTTGGCTGACACTTGATCCAAAGTGGCTTACAtttgagacaggatacaactgagaAGTTGAAATTTAAAGGACCCGattttgcatgtacagcatgtgttaatgttcctgTAGCCCAGGGGCGTCCAATTTTATCAACAAAAAGCGGTGTAGGgtgtaggttttcattccaatcaagcaggaatCACCACACCCAATtctacctgtttaatcagttgattaaaatgcacccacaccggccctttctggaaaGATTGGACACCCTTGCTCTGGCCCTTCATCAGCATCAGTTTATGACCACTATTGGTTGGATAATTTTTAACTGGTAAACTGTTACTCAATCCAACAGTTACATTGAGGCGTTTAAACAGTGCTTCAACTGATGTACTGTGCCAGTATGGTGCAATACCATGGCACTACCATGTAAGTGTCACTGCTGTATGCCTGTTCAGGTGGTCCTATGCTGGtccatacagtatacagtatatataagggataatccacggcaAGGTTGTGCGTTACATGACTTTAATGCACGACGTGGACACAAAGAACCACCCGACTTGAAGTGgggtgcattaaaatcgtgcaacgcacacctagccgtggattatcccacTTATAACGTGACCACCTGCCtgcattgacaagttaaagccTTCACTGATGTTtgactgaaaatataaaaaatgtttatttaatttaataacaatTTAATTTTTGGTAAAATTtgtatgttattttatatacgggtcATCAGATATAGAATTCTGCCTGCTCttaatcatacacagagataaagtagtgtgataagaGCACATTAATTTGAATAAATAGCTattagagatagagagagagagagcaagatggGGTGTAggggaattgtgtgtgtgtgtgtgtgtgtgtgtgtgtgtgtgtgtgtgtgtctgtgccgcatctctactgataatgaagctgtgagtttaactgtatgtttctatggttacagttgtttataggcgcattaatttagaacagccattaaactgactggaactgtCTGTGGttttaacgcacaccttccagccaatcagaatcaagtattcagacagaccatggtataagtaCCTAACAGAATGACAAAGCAGTATATCTTTGATGTCTCCCATCTTTCATTTCTTACCTGAACAATGTGCTGTTGTTTTGGGATTGTCTGATCTGACACCTTGAAACAGAGAGGATCCTTCATGTTCTCCACCAAGAGCAAGTTACAACACTTGAAAATTACAAAAGAGGTTATACATGAACAATTTTTTGACTTTCACAACACTTCATATCTGGACAACTAATCCAAACATTACAGTATACCAAAAGATTTACAAAGTGATTTGTAACACTGATGACtcacaaaaatgtgtgtgctgtagaTGAAATGTTCCATCCTCTTTTTTGCAATAAGCAGCATTTTATCAAAGAGGAAGAAGGC from the Ictalurus furcatus strain D&B chromosome 17, Billie_1.0, whole genome shotgun sequence genome contains:
- the plekhg2 gene encoding mucin-17; the encoded protein is MSPLPTPPTLSITEEIMQFINESRAREGMPELSSNVSEPSSEPMETQCTEPQDLKEYQKTHVVKEEDQLDIVSNSPQDKQPLLDININKEDDTDHFPHENLKSDSPSTKDSGEDISSLSLSHLPSHNYENGNESLESDVVMAGLMPEQFMEQESEDTAAKEKISALTNKMEEIVNGTPAELCDNSSSVHKPADDPLLPTGEVEQTLTKSHRQIIEKIRSYYEAAEAVAEDGQVSRRNSFSNIPSGLVKDSVSRFNFFVHQVSVCDSESGRSDSNENEITSTSPTVPDQNAKIFSQPDYTGVDAAVAHNSQDQRKTESKSDDDEQICDFKPCMELWKEKERKASGLQERPNVSACKEGRFAEDKEVCAKDPFSATDRMTPVLSEQLALEQDQNESIKDKSPEQTEKPIKEVQPTAVPRDRTYPNGSLDGLPNQIKVGRWSRNGKAVTCSRTLYEGIADVSSLGFFETAPMDQCLVENSEKILSKVQMLAQMYMAKSSSMKVPLHQKRTRFTKGPCKANTLPKSQILLHQAEVKTQNQLSDVHMESVTHAAPGSYGHVIVKEHFTTTCHQENYCDIIGQKEQVTKLGASATEIISFESSTISSDVLSEIMEEQLATNLGTQSSLERNTQEILCKENEAMSRLQSSGSQGNFLEQDANHTLYSIREDHSTVDKNLIFEREDEHQSQLSVVDKPVMDCHSNSINESEVASLKEEAQGVEEKNSLINKPCESLQSTEDTVGDTQLRASVNSGSTDDLDGIISCTENSIPNVAVSPVNIEDTSLPIELALYLENGVSETMSNKNPQISPDVLNFDVSHQLCSSELQYQCSPETNCTNVPPLLGSRQMVNPESLEGKEVLSNDLLVSSHPLTSPSCRPVIDNLPKFNSQRPANLPNALGRSFSPWNTSNMTSKRLSQTRLCSKEYDQDISSSTSVVSSSKPSLCDNSSNIPSSFSDSKPSSAFSFSLQLHSPSPNISYSNSSTNSSALAKSLAASCISQTISQCMAKKNTRTQAASPPSSSSSLHASTLRLRSPSPKPIILNSYVQSDSSGLPSKVTRCQSPKRPPSLSCSNSPSTVQSPPPYHSQHLVSPSSPVHVHSIPSVTNTRADHLEHSPHTPLNSNNNNNSNSLCSHAWTSSHKKPSSQMYRGPHSHDPHRGTSYNRIARPFPSSEPNSRVQSPSPSHSPSLITRICSPPFVQSSAGPLITKPPNPRTPRQGGASPFTPLSLELSQTPSSCFLSPCTSPRVTSPPPIGIPTNIWCIVSPQPMNPLVTPFSPTRAEASSTPRDSRITSPVSGSSPCSLFLSQNQGRPRGSSLPFENLTGSPSSLFRNEHRSFAENGQWAVDVESHPTIPQMRSCNGSPMCVSPGPQSPIRGTAQKNTDAGKHLTNFNWPEVHELPSVYNTEDRSQCNLLPSSSCPETGQEDSELGKTTCRNSLICAYVAHATPVPEKDTQIQHSDDGKQVDNVPIKETKTTLKTSYATTVNLQIAGSGRIASFSNAQVSLTQTLAPVIESQGTRRVSINSCTLSLQNCKRL